CGCTCGGCGGCATGATCCCGATGATCAACATGATGCTCGGCGAGATCGCGCCCGGCGGCGTCGGCTCGGGACTGTACGGGATGCTGGTGCTCGCCGTCATCGCGGTGTTCGTCGGCGGCCTGCTCATCGGCCGTACCCCGGAGTACCTGGGGAAGAAGATCGGGCCGCGGGAGATCAAGCTCGCGAGCCTGTACATCCTCGTCACCCCGACCCTCGTGCTCGCCGGGACGGCACTGAGCTTCGCCCTCCCCGGCATCCGCGAAGACGTCGAGTCGACCTCGATCTGGAACCCCGGCGTCCATGGATTGAGCGAGGTGCTGTACGCCTTCACCTCGGCGGCGAACAACAACGGCTCGGCCTTCGCCGGCCTGACGGCCAACACCCCGTGGCTGAACACCGCCCTGGGGGTGGCGATGCTGCTCGGCCGGTTCCTGCCGATGGTGCTCGTGCTGGCCCTCGCCGGGTCGCTGGCGGCCCAGAAGCCCGTCCCGACGACGGTGGGCACCCTGCCGACGCACCGGCCGCAGTTCGTCGGCCTTCTCGCGATCCTCGCGGTGGTCGTCACCGCGCTCACCTATTTCCCCGTTCTCACGCTGGGTCCCCTGGCGGAAGGTCTGGTCTGAACATGTCCACACTCACCGATCCCGCCGACGCAGCGGGCGTTTCGACTCGCTCCGCTCGCTCAACGACCGAAGCGGAGGGCGTTTCGACTCGCTCCGCTCGCTCAACGACCGAAGCGGAGGGCGTTTCGACTCGCTCCGCTCGCTCAACGACCGAAGAGCCGCGCGCCCCGCGCGCCTTCGGCGCGGCCCAGCTCGCCCAGGCCCTTCCCGGGGCGCTGAAGAAGCTCAACCCCGCCGCACTGTGGCGGAACCCCGTCATGTTCCTCGTGTGGGTCGGCGCCGCCCTCACCACCGTGATCGCGATCGCCGAGCCCTTCCTCGGCGGCGCGGGCGAGTCGGGCGGCACCCCCGTGCCCGCCGGATTCACCTGGGGCATCGCGGTGTGGCTCTGGCTCACCGTGATCTTCGCCAACCTCGCCGAATCGGTCGCCGAGGGACGGGGCAAGGCGCAGGCGGCGACCCTGCGGAAGACCCGCACCTCCACGATGGCGAACCGGGTGTCGGGCTACGACGCCGCCGGCGACCCGGCCGCCGAACGCGCGGCGACCGCGCCGGTCTCATCGGCCGACCTGACCCTCGGCGATGTCGTCGTGGTCTCGGCCGGTGAGCTGATCCCCGGCGACGGCGACATCGTGCACGGCATCGCCACCGTCGACGAGTCGGCGATCACCGGCGAGTCCGCCCCCGTCGTGCGCGAATCCGGCGGCGACCGCAGCGCCGTCACCGGCGGCACCCGCGTGCTGTCCGACCGCATCGTCGTGCGCATCACCTCCAAGCCCGGCGAGACGTTCGTCGACCGCATGATCGCCCTCGTCGAGGGAGCCAGCCGGCAGAAGACGCCTAACGAGATCGCGCTGAACATCCTCCTCGCGAGCCTGTCGATCGTCTTCGTCATCGTCGTGCTGACGCTGAACCCCATCGCCGACTACGCCGCCGCGCCCGCGAGCATCCCGGTGCTGATCGCCCTGCTGATCTGCCTCATCCCCACCACGATCGGTGCGCTGCTGTCGGCGATCGGCATCGCGGGGATGGACCGGCTCGTGCAGCGGAACGTCCTGGCCATGTCGGGACGCGCCGTCGAGGCCGCGGGCGATGTCACCACGCTGCTCCTGGACAAGACCGGCACGATCACCTACGGCAATCGTCGTGCGAGCGCGTTCGTGCGGATGCCGGGGGTCGACCCCCGGCAGGTGGCCGAGGCGGCGGCGCTGTCGTCGCTGGCAGACCCCACCCCCGAGGGGACGTCGGTGGTCGAGCTCGCCGCCGCCGAGGGCGTCAGCGCCCGGATGCCCGCCGGAGCGGTCGCCGTGCCCTTCACCGCGCAGACCCGTATGAGCGGGCTCGACCTGCCCGACGGCACTCAGGTGCGCAAGGGAGCCGGGTCGGCGGTGCTCGCGTGGCTCGAGGCGGAGGGCGCGGCGGTGTCGACCCAGGTGCGCGCCCAGGTCATCAGCGAGACCGACGCGATCGCGTCGTCCGGCGGCACGCCGCTCGTCGTCGCGACGTTCGCCCCGGTCGAGCCCGCGCAGCCCGGCGAGCCGCGAGGGCGCATCCTCGGCGTCATCCACCTCAAGGACATCGTCAAGGACGGCCTCCGCGAGCGGTTCGACGAACTGCGCGCGATGGGGATCCGCACCGTGATGATCACGGGCGACAACCCTCTCACCGCCAAGGCGATCGCCGCCGAGGCCGGGGTGGACGACTACCTCGCCGAGGCGACGCCGGAAGACAAGCTCGCCTTGATCCAGCGGGAGCAGGAGGGCGGGCGCCTGGTCGCGATGACAGGCGACGGCACTAACGACGCTCCGGCGCTGGCACATGCCGACGTCGGGGTGGCGATGAACACGGGGACGTCGGCGGCGAAGGAGGCCGGCAACATGGTCGACCTCGACAGCGACCCGACGAAGCTCATCGACATCGTGCGGATCGGCAAGCAGCTGCTCATCACCCGCGGCGCCCTGACGACGTTCTCGCTCGCCAACGACATCGCGAAGTACTTCGCCATCATCCCCGCGATGTTCATGGGGATCTTCCCCGGGCTGGCCGCGCTGAACATCATGGGGCTGTCGTCGCCGGCGTCGGCGGTGACGAGCGCCATTATCTTCAACGCGATCGTCATCGTCTTCCTGATTCCGCTCGCGCTCCGCGGCGTCGCCTACCGTCCCGCCAGTGCCTCGCAGCTGCTGACGCGGAACCTGCTGATCTACGGGCTCGGCGGCGTCATCGCCCCGTTCATCGGCATCAAGCTCATCGACATGGTCGTGAGCCTCATCCCGGGCTTCTGAGCCCCCGCATTCTCGGCCCGAACAAGGAGTCCCCCTCATGTCCGCCACCCGCACCACCCTTCGCAGCGTCGGCGTCGCCGTCCACGCGATGGTCGCCTTCACCGTCATCCTCGGTCTCGGCTATACCCTCCTCATCACCGGCATCGGCCAGCTGGCCCTCCCCTGGCAGGCGAACGGTTCCCTCGTTCAGGACGCGTCCGGAAACGTCGTGGGCTCGGCCCTCATCGGGCAGTCCTGGACGGATGCCGACGGCGAGGCCCTGCCGGAGTACTTCCAGTCCCGCCCCTCGGCGGCCGGTGACGGCTACGACGGCGGCGCCTCGAGCGGCTCGAACTGGGGTCCTGAGAACCCCGACCTCATCGCCGCGATCGAGGAGCGCAAGGCCGTCATCGCCGAGCGCGAGGGCGTCTCGCCCGACGACATCCCCGCCGACGCCGTCACCGCGTCGGCCTCGGGACTCGACCCGCACATCAGCCCCGCCTACGCGCTTCTCCAGGTGCCGCGCGTGGCGGAGGCCCGCAGCCTCGCCGAGCAGGACGTCCGCGACCTGGTGGAGTCTATGATCCAGTCCAGGGACCTCGGGATTCTCGGGGAACCGCGCGTCAACGTCCTGCAGCTGAACCTCGCGCTGGACGCCCGGAACCAGGACTGACGCCGCAGAGACAGAAGGACCACCCATCATGCCCGCCGCCCGCGCCCACCGCATCACCCTCGCCGGGGTGAGACGGTGAAGCGCGGGCGGCTGCGCGTGCTGCTGGGAGCGGCACCGGGCGTCGGCAAGACCTACGAGATGCTCGAAGAGGGCCGGCGGCTGGCGGGAGAGGGGCGCGACGTCGTCGTCGCGATCGTCGAGACCCACGGCCGCGCCGCGACGGCCGCGCAGATCGAGGGTCTGGAGGTCATGCCGCGCCGCGTCGTGGAACATCGCGGGGTCGAGCTGACCGAACTCGACCTCGACGGGGTGCTGGCGCGACGCCCCGAGATCGCGCTCGTCGACGAGCTCGCCCACACCAACGCGCCGGGATCCCCGCACGACAAGCGGTGGAAAGACGTCGAGGCCCTCCGCGACGCGGGGATCGACGTGATCACCACCGTCAACGTGCAGCACATCGAGTCGATGAACGGGGTGGTCGAACAGATCACCGGCATCCCGCAGCGCG
The Microbacterium sp. SLBN-154 DNA segment above includes these coding regions:
- the kdpB gene encoding potassium-transporting ATPase subunit KdpB — protein: MSTLTDPADAAGVSTRSARSTTEAEGVSTRSARSTTEAEGVSTRSARSTTEEPRAPRAFGAAQLAQALPGALKKLNPAALWRNPVMFLVWVGAALTTVIAIAEPFLGGAGESGGTPVPAGFTWGIAVWLWLTVIFANLAESVAEGRGKAQAATLRKTRTSTMANRVSGYDAAGDPAAERAATAPVSSADLTLGDVVVVSAGELIPGDGDIVHGIATVDESAITGESAPVVRESGGDRSAVTGGTRVLSDRIVVRITSKPGETFVDRMIALVEGASRQKTPNEIALNILLASLSIVFVIVVLTLNPIADYAAAPASIPVLIALLICLIPTTIGALLSAIGIAGMDRLVQRNVLAMSGRAVEAAGDVTTLLLDKTGTITYGNRRASAFVRMPGVDPRQVAEAAALSSLADPTPEGTSVVELAAAEGVSARMPAGAVAVPFTAQTRMSGLDLPDGTQVRKGAGSAVLAWLEAEGAAVSTQVRAQVISETDAIASSGGTPLVVATFAPVEPAQPGEPRGRILGVIHLKDIVKDGLRERFDELRAMGIRTVMITGDNPLTAKAIAAEAGVDDYLAEATPEDKLALIQREQEGGRLVAMTGDGTNDAPALAHADVGVAMNTGTSAAKEAGNMVDLDSDPTKLIDIVRIGKQLLITRGALTTFSLANDIAKYFAIIPAMFMGIFPGLAALNIMGLSSPASAVTSAIIFNAIVIVFLIPLALRGVAYRPASASQLLTRNLLIYGLGGVIAPFIGIKLIDMVVSLIPGF
- the kdpC gene encoding potassium-transporting ATPase subunit KdpC; this translates as MSATRTTLRSVGVAVHAMVAFTVILGLGYTLLITGIGQLALPWQANGSLVQDASGNVVGSALIGQSWTDADGEALPEYFQSRPSAAGDGYDGGASSGSNWGPENPDLIAAIEERKAVIAEREGVSPDDIPADAVTASASGLDPHISPAYALLQVPRVAEARSLAEQDVRDLVESMIQSRDLGILGEPRVNVLQLNLALDARNQD